Proteins co-encoded in one Cellulosilyticum sp. I15G10I2 genomic window:
- a CDS encoding motility associated factor glycosyltransferase family protein — protein sequence MKKYKTADGYNVYRIKKGSKSHELAHRKTYQKDIDDLLGTLDDIKYDSIIFIFGIDTGGYLGALSRLLCSKNKVVIFEPSAEVFEQYNPRIAEQIQLVFYEKDQLKNFFDKHINSVNFNNLYFHAFGNYAKIYKEEYDHLVETLDWAYINASSQLVLANRFREVFIQNMLANLKILNKATPIHHYLFTNKNVPAIIVSAGPSLDKHIQVMAAHKNRLKDYFIIAGSRTVRALIQNDIKPDMILSIDPIDANYDMMKEHLDLDVPLVFYEYSNRYLVKDYQGEKIYIASLLPKVIKAFRHLKGAYLGGSVAHTCIDMANMLGCSPIVLVGQDLAYTYDKHHSDTATYERDKTLKYESQITVEDVFGNQVKTTLTLNHFRKKLEDYIALYQSKTDVAFINCSYGAKIEGAAHKELSEIFKSSIPYASKKTLTPYKDIVIESKAAADTILRYIDECLEKAGQGLELCNTIILENSEKSLIDVEEKDIDLQRILYILKLVNEFENAAESHYLGGYFSKFKYDIKQNAFNMFAKDYDRLTSDLQHQAQAFKAYFQAMQEMLEEVKHIGCETVTEFYK from the coding sequence ATGAAAAAGTATAAGACAGCAGATGGATATAACGTATATCGTATAAAAAAAGGGAGTAAGAGTCATGAGTTAGCTCATCGTAAAACCTATCAAAAAGATATAGATGATTTACTGGGGACTTTAGATGATATCAAATATGATTCAATCATTTTTATATTTGGCATAGATACAGGAGGCTATCTAGGCGCCTTATCTCGTCTATTATGCAGTAAGAATAAAGTCGTGATTTTTGAACCTAGTGCAGAAGTTTTTGAGCAATATAACCCGCGTATAGCTGAACAGATTCAACTTGTTTTTTATGAAAAAGACCAGTTGAAAAATTTTTTTGATAAACATATTAATAGTGTTAATTTTAATAATTTATATTTCCATGCATTTGGAAACTATGCCAAGATCTACAAAGAAGAATATGATCACTTAGTAGAGACTTTGGATTGGGCTTATATTAATGCATCTTCACAACTTGTTTTAGCCAATAGATTTAGAGAAGTATTTATTCAAAATATGCTTGCTAATCTAAAAATATTAAATAAGGCCACACCTATTCACCATTATCTATTTACCAATAAAAATGTGCCAGCTATTATTGTATCAGCTGGACCTTCACTAGATAAGCATATTCAAGTTATGGCTGCTCATAAAAACAGACTGAAAGACTACTTTATTATTGCAGGAAGCAGAACAGTACGGGCACTTATCCAAAACGATATAAAGCCAGATATGATTTTATCAATAGATCCCATAGATGCTAACTATGATATGATGAAAGAGCATTTAGATTTAGATGTACCACTGGTTTTTTATGAGTATAGCAATAGGTATTTAGTAAAGGATTACCAAGGCGAAAAAATATATATAGCTTCTTTGTTGCCTAAAGTAATAAAAGCATTTAGGCATTTAAAGGGAGCTTATTTAGGAGGCTCAGTAGCACATACTTGTATTGATATGGCAAATATGCTGGGATGTTCCCCTATAGTGTTAGTAGGGCAAGATCTTGCTTATACCTATGATAAGCATCATTCAGATACAGCAACTTATGAACGTGACAAAACACTTAAGTATGAATCTCAAATAACAGTTGAAGATGTATTTGGGAATCAGGTCAAAACGACCTTAACGCTTAATCACTTTAGAAAGAAATTAGAGGATTATATAGCACTTTATCAGTCAAAAACTGATGTAGCGTTTATTAACTGTTCCTATGGGGCAAAAATTGAGGGGGCAGCGCATAAAGAACTCTCAGAGATATTTAAAAGCAGTATACCTTACGCATCAAAAAAAACTTTGACTCCTTATAAAGATATCGTTATAGAGAGTAAAGCGGCGGCAGATACGATACTTAGGTATATTGATGAATGTTTGGAAAAAGCTGGCCAGGGATTAGAATTATGCAATACAATCATCTTAGAAAATAGTGAGAAGTCTTTAATTGATGTCGAGGAAAAAGATATCGATTTACAAAGAATATTATATATTCTAAAGCTTGTCAATGAGTTTGAAAATGCTGCAGAAAGTCATTATTTAGGAGGCTATTTTAGTAAATTTAAGTATGATATTAAACAGAATGCATTTAATATGTTTGCTAAAGACTATGACAGACTCACTTCAGATTTGCAGCATCAGGCACAAGCTTTTAAGGCTTATTTTCAAGCGATGCAAGAGATGTTAGAAGAAGTAAAACACATAGGGTGCGAAACAGTAACGGAATTTTATAAGTAG